In Planctomycetota bacterium, a single window of DNA contains:
- a CDS encoding thymidine phosphorylase — MRAVDLIRRKRDGGTLTPEEIEFLIDGIADFTVTDYQWAALAMAIVWRGMDPAETRALVESMLNSGSVVDLSDIPGPKIDKHSTGGVGDTTSLVLAPVVAACGVTVPMVSGRGLGHTGGTLDKLESIPGFRVDLSLGEYRRVVAECGLVLVGQTDEIAPADRFLYALRDATATVESIPLITASILSKKLAEGIDGLVLDVKTGAGAFMRRREDAEALARSMVEIGGALGKPVRVLLTTMDEALCGAVGNALEARAAVEVLRGERHDPMADLSLELAAEMLLLGGVETDRATALARCRGAIADGSALERFRRVVAWQGGDPRVCDDPAATLPRAERTETFPAPRSGRLRRFSAWPVGQASMLLGAGRATAASAIDPAAGIEVLRRVGDVVEAGEPLARLHVNPQHAIALPAAVAQLAAAIEIGAADEPVESTPRILARFGAG, encoded by the coding sequence ATGCGCGCCGTCGACCTGATCCGCCGCAAGCGTGACGGCGGCACGCTCACGCCCGAGGAGATCGAGTTTCTGATCGACGGCATCGCCGACTTCACCGTCACCGACTACCAGTGGGCGGCGTTGGCGATGGCGATCGTGTGGCGCGGGATGGACCCGGCCGAGACGCGGGCCCTCGTCGAGTCGATGCTCAATTCCGGCAGCGTCGTCGACCTGTCCGACATCCCTGGCCCGAAGATCGACAAGCACTCCACCGGAGGCGTCGGCGACACGACGAGTCTCGTGCTGGCGCCGGTCGTCGCCGCCTGTGGCGTGACCGTGCCGATGGTCTCGGGACGCGGCCTGGGGCACACCGGCGGCACGCTCGACAAGCTCGAGAGCATTCCCGGCTTCCGCGTCGACCTGTCGCTCGGCGAGTACCGTCGCGTGGTGGCCGAGTGTGGGCTCGTGCTCGTGGGTCAGACCGACGAGATCGCCCCGGCCGACCGCTTCCTCTACGCGCTCCGCGACGCGACCGCGACGGTCGAGTCGATCCCGTTGATCACGGCCTCGATCCTCTCCAAGAAGCTCGCCGAGGGGATCGACGGCCTCGTCCTCGACGTCAAGACCGGCGCCGGGGCCTTCATGCGCCGGCGCGAAGATGCCGAGGCGCTGGCGCGGAGCATGGTGGAGATCGGCGGCGCGCTGGGCAAGCCGGTGCGCGTGTTGCTGACGACGATGGACGAGGCGCTGTGCGGGGCCGTCGGCAACGCCCTCGAGGCCCGGGCTGCGGTCGAGGTCCTCCGCGGCGAACGCCACGATCCGATGGCCGACCTGTCGCTCGAGTTGGCGGCCGAGATGCTGCTCCTCGGCGGCGTGGAGACCGACCGCGCGACGGCGCTGGCCCGCTGCCGTGGGGCGATCGCCGATGGCTCGGCGCTCGAACGCTTCCGCCGTGTGGTGGCGTGGCAGGGGGGCGACCCGCGGGTCTGCGACGATCCTGCGGCGACCCTCCCGCGCGCGGAGCGGACGGAGACGTTTCCGGCTCCGCGGTCGGGGCGTCTGCGCCGGTTTTCCGCCTGGCCGGTCGGTCAGGCGTCGATGCTCCTCGGGGCGGGGCGGGCGACCGCCGCGTCGGCGATCGACCCGGCGGCGGGCATCGAGGTCCTGCGCCGCGTGGGTGATGTCGTCGAGGCGGGTGAGCCGCTGGCGCGGCTGCACGTCAATCCGCAGCATGCCATAGCGCTGCCGGCGGCGGTGGCCCAGCTCGCCGCGGCGATCGAGATCGGGGCCGCCGACGAACCGGTCGAATCGACCCCTCGGATCCTCGCCCGCTTCGGCGCTGGCTGA
- a CDS encoding uracil phosphoribosyltransferase: protein MQGVSVSSHPLVAHHVAALRDPATRPDGFRRLVRQLTALLAHEATAALPTRAVEVTTPLATAPGRRLADRIAIVPILRAGLGMADGLLDLIPDAEVWHIGLSRDETTLEPLEYYNRLPDRCAATLAIVVDPMLATGGSAVRTCEILRAAGIPRIVYLALIAAPEGIERLHLGMPDVAIHVAALDAGLNGVGFIVPGLGDAGDRQFGTQGGHA from the coding sequence ATGCAGGGAGTTTCGGTGTCGAGTCACCCGCTCGTCGCCCACCATGTCGCGGCGCTCCGCGATCCGGCGACCCGTCCCGACGGGTTCCGCCGCCTCGTGCGACAGCTGACCGCGCTGCTCGCGCACGAGGCCACGGCCGCCCTGCCGACACGGGCCGTCGAGGTGACGACTCCGCTGGCGACGGCGCCCGGCCGCCGGCTCGCCGACCGGATCGCCATCGTGCCGATCCTCCGCGCCGGCCTGGGGATGGCCGACGGCCTCCTCGACTTGATTCCCGACGCCGAGGTCTGGCACATCGGGCTGTCGCGCGACGAGACGACGCTCGAACCGCTCGAGTACTACAACCGCCTCCCCGACCGCTGCGCGGCGACGCTGGCGATCGTCGTCGATCCGATGCTCGCCACCGGGGGATCGGCCGTGCGCACCTGCGAGATCCTCCGGGCCGCCGGCATCCCGCGGATCGTCTACCTCGCGCTGATCGCGGCGCCCGAGGGGATCGAGCGGCTCCACCTCGGCATGCCCGACGTCGCGATCCACGTCGCCGCGCTCGACGCCGGCCTCAACGGCGTCGGCTTCATCGTTCCCGGCCTCGGCGACGCCGGCGACCGCCAGTTCGGCACCCAGGGGGGCCATGCCTGA
- a CDS encoding cytidine deaminase codes for MAAADLLAIARRAADHAHSPYSGWRVGAAVEFADGGVFPGANVENGSYGLTICAERVAVCTGVVAGKRRVARVALTCRDREGALVAGIVPCGACLQVIQEFGGPDTEIVIDGAGAFRLADFLPRPFGHGVDVPRQG; via the coding sequence ATGGCCGCCGCCGATCTCCTCGCCATCGCCCGCCGGGCCGCGGACCATGCCCACTCCCCCTACTCCGGCTGGCGCGTCGGGGCGGCGGTCGAATTCGCCGACGGTGGAGTCTTTCCCGGGGCCAACGTCGAGAACGGTTCCTACGGTCTGACGATCTGTGCCGAGCGGGTCGCCGTCTGCACGGGGGTGGTGGCAGGCAAGCGCCGCGTGGCCCGGGTCGCTCTCACCTGCCGCGACCGAGAGGGAGCGCTCGTCGCCGGGATCGTGCCCTGCGGAGCGTGCCTGCAGGTGATCCAGGAGTTCGGCGGACCCGACACGGAGATCGTCATCGACGGCGCCGGGGCATTTCGCCTCGCCGACTTCCTTCCCCGCCCCTTCGGCCATGGCGTCGACGTGCCCCGGCAGGGCTGA